In Desulfonatronospira thiodismutans ASO3-1, a single window of DNA contains:
- a CDS encoding ATP-binding protein, producing the protein MIYRRILPEIQSALQRQAAVALMGPRQVGKTTLALTLGNTLPSLYLDLENPADRQKLTEPVLFLSRYEDQLVILDEIHRTPELFQSLRGIIDSGRRAGKRTGRFLLLGSASVDLLRQSGESLAGRIAYVDMSPLDVLEVADDSRKLFDLWIRGGFPDSFLADDNASSLALRRDFIRTYLERDIPIFGPRLPAQTMERLWTMLAHVQGSLLNASRLAASLGVSSQTVTRYIDLLADLLLVRRLAPFHANLGKRLVKSPKVYIRDSGLLHALLDISDYNELAGHPVAGASWEGFVIENILAAAPIRTRASFFRTSAGAEIDLLLRLPGGELWAVEIKNSLSPRLEKGFHLAHADLKPSRSFAVYPGKDRYPLNKNVDAISLLEICTLLAGTGRNTL; encoded by the coding sequence ATGATTTATCGACGCATCCTTCCAGAAATCCAGTCGGCACTGCAGAGGCAGGCCGCAGTTGCCCTGATGGGCCCTCGTCAAGTGGGCAAGACTACTCTGGCTTTAACGCTGGGCAATACCCTCCCCTCCCTGTATCTGGACCTTGAAAATCCGGCGGATCGCCAGAAATTGACCGAACCTGTTCTTTTTCTCAGCAGGTATGAGGATCAGCTGGTAATCCTTGACGAAATACACCGCACACCTGAACTGTTTCAGTCTCTCAGGGGGATCATAGACTCAGGCCGAAGAGCTGGAAAGCGAACCGGCCGGTTTCTGCTCCTTGGCTCGGCTTCCGTTGACCTTTTGAGACAGTCCGGGGAAAGCCTGGCCGGCCGTATCGCTTATGTGGATATGTCGCCGCTGGATGTGCTGGAGGTTGCGGATGATTCCCGGAAATTGTTCGACCTCTGGATTCGCGGAGGATTTCCAGACAGTTTTCTTGCTGACGATAACGCCTCAAGCCTTGCCCTGCGAAGGGACTTTATCCGGACTTACCTGGAGCGGGATATTCCCATTTTCGGGCCGCGCCTGCCGGCCCAGACAATGGAACGCTTGTGGACCATGCTCGCGCATGTTCAGGGGAGCCTGCTCAACGCCTCCCGTCTGGCCGCCAGCCTTGGGGTCAGCTCCCAGACAGTTACCCGGTATATTGACCTGCTCGCTGATTTACTGCTGGTGCGCAGGCTTGCGCCCTTTCATGCCAATCTGGGCAAACGGCTGGTCAAATCACCAAAAGTTTATATTCGAGACTCAGGCCTGCTGCATGCTCTGCTGGATATCTCCGACTATAATGAACTTGCAGGCCATCCGGTAGCCGGCGCCAGCTGGGAGGGATTTGTGATTGAGAATATTCTCGCCGCTGCTCCAATCCGGACCCGGGCCAGTTTCTTCAGGACCTCTGCTGGAGCAGAGATAGACCTGCTGCTGAGGCTTCCCGGAGGTGAACTCTGGGCCGTCGAGATTAAAAACAGCCTGTCGCCGCGACTGGAAAAGGGGTTTCATCTTGCCCATGCGGACTTGAAGCCTTCCCGGTCTTTTGCAGTCTATCCAGGCAAAGACCGTTACCCGCTTAATAAAAACGTGGACGCCATCAGCCTGCTTGAAATATGTACGCTTCTGGCAGGAACAGGAAGGAACACTCTGTAA
- a CDS encoding PIN domain protein has translation MAIQEEIRKGALKLIWSYILDYENSKNPFRERRNQISTWRKYSTEEIVENKKLLDIARTLRGHGIKKIDTLHIASAIYAGADYFLTTDDGILKKATLIKDTHVTDPIGFIKEVLI, from the coding sequence TTGGCAATCCAAGAAGAAATCAGAAAGGGGGCTCTTAAGCTCATTTGGTCGTATATATTGGACTATGAAAACAGTAAGAATCCTTTCCGGGAAAGAAGAAATCAGATCTCCACATGGCGAAAGTACTCAACAGAAGAGATCGTTGAAAATAAAAAATTGCTTGATATAGCGAGAACTCTTCGAGGACATGGGATAAAAAAAATAGATACGCTGCACATCGCAAGCGCCATTTATGCCGGAGCAGATTACTTTTTGACCACTGATGACGGAATTCTAAAAAAGGCTACACTTATCAAAGATACACATGTCACTGACCCAATTGGGTTTATTAAAGAGGTGTTGATATGA